The genomic interval TATGATCCCGAAACCTTCAAAGCCGCGTTGGGCGTCAAAGCCTCGCATGCCGATGGCTCTGCCTGCGCTGACTACGAAGACACCGCCTGCGATACCCTCACCTTGAACTTCTCGAAGCCCGCCCCTTACTTCGCGACCATCGCGGGTATCTGGGTTGGTTATCCTGCCAAGGAAGAGAACATTGCTGAAGGCGGAGACATCTGGTGGACCAGCTCCAAGTACCAAATTGGTAACGGACCCTTCATCTGGAAGAGCGTGGATCCGTTCGTCAAGTCCGTCTTTGTCCCGAACCCCAACTTCGTGGGTGGCGCTGTCCCAACCTACTCGATGGAATATAGCTACATCACAGATTCCGCTGTTGCCTTCGAAGCCTACCTCAACAATGAATTCGACATCGTTGGCTCCGCGGCGGAAGACCTCCCTGTGATCGATGCCGATGCGGATCTGACCGCCCAGCACGTCAAGTATGCCGGTTCCTGCACCATCAAGATTCAATACAGCCTGCACCCCACCTGGAACGGCCAGCCGAACCCCTTCACCGACAAGAAAGTCCGCGAAGCCTTCGCGTTGGCGTTCGACGCCGAATCTTGGGCGCGTGATGTGGATGGCTCCCTCTCCCTGCCCACCTGGACATGGATTCCTCCCGGCTATCCTGGATACGACGCCAACACCCCGTTGCACTTCGATCCGGAAGCCGCCAAAGCCGCTCTTGCCGCCGCCTCTGAACCCTTCAACTCTGCTGAAAAGTTAAACGCGATGGGCCTCAAGATGGCATTCGCCGATTCAGCCCGCAACCGCCAGCGCCATGAATGGATCGCCGCCCAATACAAGGAAATTCTGGGTGTGGATCTGGCGCTCGACCCGGTTGAGCCCACCACCTACACCGCCATCCAGAAAGACCCGGATACCTACCCGCTTCTCTCCCGCGGCGGCTGGTGCGCGGACTATGCGGATCAACAGAACTGGCTGAGCGTCTACTGGCGCACCGGCACCTTCTCCACCCGCTGGGGTTATTCCAACCCCGAGTTCGATGCGTTGGTGGATGAAGCCGATACCACGATCGATACTGCCAAACGCGCTGAATTGTACGCTCAGGCGCAACAAATCCTGCTCAACGATATCCCTGCCGCTTTCGGTTACAACTCACTCAATCACTATTTGGTGAAGCCGTGGGTTAAGGGCTTCCTAAGCACCCCGCAGGATCACATGTTCCCTGGTGATATCACCCCGTGGACGATCACCATCGACACCTCAATGATCCCGTAAGTTCGGCGCTTCATTGATCTGAACTAACCTTGGGCTGGGGAGCCACACGGTTCCCCAGCCCAACCATTGCTTTGTAAATTATTCCCTTTGAATTCTGCCGCGCGGTTACTCAAATTCCACGCACAAGCGAGTTGCCATGACCACCTATATCATCCGAAGATTACTCTGGTTAATCCCCGTTCTGCTCACCGTTTCCGCGGTGACGTTCGTTGTCATGCGCAGCGCCCCGGGCGGTCCCTGGGATACAGACGCGGAACGTCGTCAGGTGGATGCCGCCACAGCTAAATCGTTGGCGGCTTATTATGGGTTGGATAAGCCCATGTGGCGGCAGTTTTATGCTTACGTGATTGGCGATACGAATAGTCAGACGAAAGAATGGGTCTGTGGCGTGATCTGCGGCAACCTGGGTCCGTCTTACCGCCAGCGCGGACGCACCGTGCAAAACATTCTCTTTTCGCCTCCCGAAGGAAAGTCTTTCTGGCAAAGCCGTTTTGGGTATTCGGTTCGCCTCGGGGTTTTGGCGTTATCCATGGCGATTTTTGTCGGCATTCCATTGGGCATCATTGCCGCGTTGAAACAAAACACGATTGTCGATTACACCGCCTTGTTCATCGCGACAAGCGGCATATCGGTGCCCAGTTTTGTGCTCGCAATTTTTCTGATCATTATTTTTGCTTCGCGCCTGCATTGGATCGATATCGTTGTGGACGATTGGACACAGATCAAATACTGGCTCATGCCTATGGCAGTATTGGGTTTCGGAACCCTGGCATACACTGCCCGCCTGACGCGTTCTTCGATGTTGGAAGTTATGCGGCAGGATTACGTTCGCACCGCGCGCGCCAAAGGGCTTGCCGAACGGATCGTGATCTTCATTCATATGCTCAAGAACGCGCTCATCCCTGTGATCACCATCCTCGGTCCCGCGCTGGCAGGGTTGGTGACTGGTTCGTTCATCATCGAAACCATGTTCAGTTTCCCGGGCATGGGGCGCGCCTATGTGCAGGCGATCGGACAGCGCGATTACTCCATGATCATGGGAACCACCCTCATCTATGCCTTGCTGGTCGCGGTCGCTAACTTGAGCGTGGATATTGTTTATGTATTTATCGATCCGCGCATCCGCCTGGAAGAATAAGAGGACTTGATATGACTGCTCAAACTACAGCGTCCGGTAAGATCGCCGAATTCAACGATGTTTTTCGCCCAAGCAAAAGCCTGGGGCAGGAAGCCTGGTCGAGGCTGATTCGTAACAAGGCATCCATGTTCGGTTTGGTCGTCATCGTCTTCTTCATCTTTCTGGCTGCGTTTGCGTCTGTCATTTCCCCCATGAACCCGCTTGAATTGCATGGCGGAAAACGATTCCTGCCTCCGCCGTTTGACCCCGGCGCGACAAATATCAAAGCCGAGCCCGAATTCCTGCTGGGCACCGATTCGCTGGGGCGCGATACCCTTAGCCGCACCATCTATGGCGCGCGCGTTTCCATGGTGGTCGGTTTTCTTCCCACGATCATCATCCTCTTGCTGGGAACCACGGTCGGTATGTTGGCAGGATATATTGGCGGCCGCACCGACAACTTCCTCATGCGCCTGACCGATGTGATCTACGCATTCCCAGACCTGTTGTTCTTCATCATCATCATGGTTGCCCTGCGCGATACGTTTATCGGGCAGTTTATGAACGGTTTGGTTTTGTTGTTCGCCGCGCTTGCCATTGTCAATTGGGTGGGCGTGGCGCGCCTCGTGCGCGGGCAGGTCTTATCTATCAAACAAAAGGAATTTGTCGAGGCGGCGCGTTGTATTGGCGCCAAAGATCAGCGCATTATGTTCCGCCATATTCTTCCCAACTGCCTCAGCCCGTTGATCGTGAGCGCGGCGTTTCTCATCCCGGGTTTGATCATCACAGAAGCCATTCTGGGTTATTTGGGCGTCGGTTTAAGACCCGCCACTGATAGCGCCAGTTTCTTCATCACCAGTTGGGGCGCGCTCATGCTGGATGGGCAGTCTGCGATCAACTCACAACCATATCTATTGCTTGCCCCCGCCGCTTGTGTTGCCCTGGTCGTCCTTGCCTTCACCTTTCTCGGCGATGGCTTGCGCGACGCGCTCGATCCGCGTATGCGCGGCACGCAATAGATACATCGATTGGGTTTATCGGATACCCCGGCGCATATGTGTTGGGGTATTTTTATAAGTGGCTCTACCGTTATTAACGGGAAACCCCCCACCCCCCCCCCGGACTTCACAAAACCCCCGGATGGTTTAAAACACCCGCGCACCCCCCCGTAAATAAGGGGGAAAAAAATCCCCCGCGGGGGTATCCCGTCAGAAACAGGAGAGCCTAAAAAGTAAACCCCTCTAGAGGACTGTTTTTCGACAATACCAAAGTTCCGTTTCCTTAAATATATGTCGTTTTCTCTCAATTCTCTGGTATTACCGTTGACGCTCGAATAGAATTGGATATAATTCCGCTACCTATGAGCCGGACACAGTGTCTAGTCCAATATCTGGCGCTGTCCGATGATGAATCCACTGATTCAGAAAGGAGTGTTGCGGGGAACCAACTGCCCATCTCATTCGAACGTTCACATCAAAAAATTAAATCAAAATTTGTAGGAGAGAAATCCAATGTCCAAGAATCGAACTATGATCGTTCTCGGGTTGCTCGTGGTCGCAAGCATGGTTCTTTCGGCTTGCGGCACGCCCGCTCCCGCCGAGCCCGCTGAACCCGTTGTGGTGACTCAGGAAGTCGTCGTGACCGAGGTTGTGGAAGTTGAGCGCGAAGCGTTCACCACGCCGCACCCGATCCTCGGCGACCTCAAGGTCCGCCAGGCGCTTTCATACTGCACCAACAAGTCTGACCTGCTTGCCTCGGTCTACCCGCTCACCAGCGAAGAGACCCGCGCCAACTTGGTCATGCACACCTTCATCCCGCGCGATCACTGGGCGTATGCCGGCGATGACAACATCACCATCTATCCCTACGATCCCGATCAGGGCCGCGCATTGCTCGATGAAGCCGGCTGGACCCTCGCCGAAGGCGCGTCTTTCCGCACCAATGCCGATGGCGACGAACTGGCTTTGCAATTCACCACCACCAGCGCCGCCTTCCGCCAGACCTGGGCCGCGATCTGGGAACAGCAGATGGCTGACTGCGGTGTTCGCATCGTTCGTCTGCATGCCCCTGCCTCGTGGTGGTTCGGCGATACCACAGGTATTGCCCGCCGCGATTACGAACTCGGCGCGTTCGCCTGGGTTGGTCAAGCTGACCCCGGTGGCCAAACCCTGTATGCTTGCGATCAGATTCCCACCCCGAACAACGGCTGGGAAGGCCAGAACGCCATGGGTTGGTGTAATGAAGCCGCCAGCACGAACATCAAATTGGCGAACAATACCCTTGTGAAAGACGAACGCATTGCCGCGTACACGATTGTCCAACAAGAATTCACCAAGGATGTTCCGAGCATTCCGCTTTTCAACCGCACCGACACCTATGCATACAACGCAAAGTTGACCGGCATCGAACCGAAACCGGGCGAACCGTATTACACCTACAACGTTTCCGATTGGGCGCTAGACGGTAGCGACACCATCATCATGGGCTTCACGCAGGAACCTGCCTCGCTCTTCACGCTCGTGGAAGACGCGTTTGTCGCCCAACTTGCCTATACCCTCATCCGCCCGAACCAATCCACTGGTTTGAACTATGACTTCCAGGCTCAGTTGGTGAAACAACTGCCCACCATCGAAAATGGCGGCACGACCAACAACGATGTGGAAGTAAAAGAA from Candidatus Defluviilinea gracilis carries:
- a CDS encoding peptide ABC transporter substrate-binding protein, whose protein sequence is MRKLFTLLSIFVLASMILSACGPTPAATDAPAQPEQPAATDAPAQPEATEAPTEAKEAVLRINTGTYPDVIDPQKSSFVNEIGHLDKIYMGLTTLNEKLETVPGAADSWTFNDDATQLVFTLKPGLLYSDGSVLNAKRFEYAFQRNIDPATAGEYASITDEIVGAPEWRAADTAAEGYDPETFKAALGVKASHADGSACADYEDTACDTLTLNFSKPAPYFATIAGIWVGYPAKEENIAEGGDIWWTSSKYQIGNGPFIWKSVDPFVKSVFVPNPNFVGGAVPTYSMEYSYITDSAVAFEAYLNNEFDIVGSAAEDLPVIDADADLTAQHVKYAGSCTIKIQYSLHPTWNGQPNPFTDKKVREAFALAFDAESWARDVDGSLSLPTWTWIPPGYPGYDANTPLHFDPEAAKAALAAASEPFNSAEKLNAMGLKMAFADSARNRQRHEWIAAQYKEILGVDLALDPVEPTTYTAIQKDPDTYPLLSRGGWCADYADQQNWLSVYWRTGTFSTRWGYSNPEFDALVDEADTTIDTAKRAELYAQAQQILLNDIPAAFGYNSLNHYLVKPWVKGFLSTPQDHMFPGDITPWTITIDTSMIP
- a CDS encoding ABC transporter permease, translated to MTTYIIRRLLWLIPVLLTVSAVTFVVMRSAPGGPWDTDAERRQVDAATAKSLAAYYGLDKPMWRQFYAYVIGDTNSQTKEWVCGVICGNLGPSYRQRGRTVQNILFSPPEGKSFWQSRFGYSVRLGVLALSMAIFVGIPLGIIAALKQNTIVDYTALFIATSGISVPSFVLAIFLIIIFASRLHWIDIVVDDWTQIKYWLMPMAVLGFGTLAYTARLTRSSMLEVMRQDYVRTARAKGLAERIVIFIHMLKNALIPVITILGPALAGLVTGSFIIETMFSFPGMGRAYVQAIGQRDYSMIMGTTLIYALLVAVANLSVDIVYVFIDPRIRLEE
- a CDS encoding ABC transporter permease produces the protein MTAQTTASGKIAEFNDVFRPSKSLGQEAWSRLIRNKASMFGLVVIVFFIFLAAFASVISPMNPLELHGGKRFLPPPFDPGATNIKAEPEFLLGTDSLGRDTLSRTIYGARVSMVVGFLPTIIILLLGTTVGMLAGYIGGRTDNFLMRLTDVIYAFPDLLFFIIIMVALRDTFIGQFMNGLVLLFAALAIVNWVGVARLVRGQVLSIKQKEFVEAARCIGAKDQRIMFRHILPNCLSPLIVSAAFLIPGLIITEAILGYLGVGLRPATDSASFFITSWGALMLDGQSAINSQPYLLLAPAACVALVVLAFTFLGDGLRDALDPRMRGTQ
- a CDS encoding peptide ABC transporter substrate-binding protein, translated to MSKNRTMIVLGLLVVASMVLSACGTPAPAEPAEPVVVTQEVVVTEVVEVEREAFTTPHPILGDLKVRQALSYCTNKSDLLASVYPLTSEETRANLVMHTFIPRDHWAYAGDDNITIYPYDPDQGRALLDEAGWTLAEGASFRTNADGDELALQFTTTSAAFRQTWAAIWEQQMADCGVRIVRLHAPASWWFGDTTGIARRDYELGAFAWVGQADPGGQTLYACDQIPTPNNGWEGQNAMGWCNEAASTNIKLANNTLVKDERIAAYTIVQQEFTKDVPSIPLFNRTDTYAYNAKLTGIEPKPGEPYYTYNVSDWALDGSDTIIMGFTQEPASLFTLVEDAFVAQLAYTLIRPNQSTGLNYDFQAQLVKQLPTIENGGTTNNDVEVKEGDKVVDVNGDVVDLAAGVKVKNAAGEEVEFTGGTVMMKQLVSRFDIIDGLTWEDGTPVSAADLELGKKIACDPESGATSFIVCDKTASATFDGVGYTQTWIPGVQDPLYFLPVWPIYPAHQLGDVPAKEWTTNPLVAETPLSYGPYKIVSWEKGVKMEFTANEFWPGGVTTPNIVIQIITPESQETLLLGGEIDILDSTSLVGLTETLVAAEGEGKIKTIVEPSATWEHIDISLFVR